Proteins encoded together in one Micromonospora auratinigra window:
- a CDS encoding phosphotransferase, which produces MTRGTKTRIGWADLPDRVRAAVEEILGDRVVAAVSQPGGFSPGTADRVRTAAGRRAFVKAVSPAQNEHSPGLHRTEALVTAALPPAAPAPRLLGSYDDGDWVALVLTDVEGRHPVTPWHADELAAVLDTLDTMAGALTPTSVTVAPTAADQLGWDFAGWRRLAEEPPADLDPWARDRLPQLCAASERGLAALTGDTLCHLDIRADNLLVRPDRTVVVVDWPWACRGPAWLDSLLILVNVQLHGGHDVEALLRARPRTADVDPAAVTGVLAGFAGFFLDGARRPPPPGIPTVRAFQRAQGDAVLRWLTRRLG; this is translated from the coding sequence GTGACGCGCGGAACGAAGACCCGGATCGGCTGGGCCGACCTGCCCGACCGGGTGCGGGCGGCGGTCGAGGAGATCCTCGGCGACCGGGTGGTGGCCGCCGTCTCGCAGCCCGGCGGCTTCTCCCCCGGCACCGCCGACCGGGTGCGGACCGCCGCCGGGCGGCGGGCCTTCGTCAAGGCGGTCAGCCCGGCGCAGAACGAGCACAGCCCAGGCCTGCACCGCACCGAGGCGCTGGTCACCGCCGCCCTGCCGCCGGCCGCGCCGGCCCCCCGGCTGCTCGGCAGCTACGACGACGGCGACTGGGTGGCGCTGGTCCTCACCGACGTCGAGGGCCGGCACCCGGTCACCCCGTGGCACGCCGACGAGCTGGCCGCCGTGCTCGACACCCTGGACACCATGGCCGGCGCGCTCACCCCCACCTCGGTAACCGTCGCCCCGACCGCCGCCGACCAGCTCGGGTGGGACTTCGCCGGCTGGCGGCGGCTCGCCGAGGAGCCGCCCGCCGACCTGGACCCGTGGGCCCGCGACCGGTTGCCGCAGCTGTGCGCCGCGAGCGAGCGGGGACTGGCCGCGCTGACCGGTGACACCCTCTGCCACCTGGACATCCGCGCCGACAACCTGCTGGTCCGTCCGGACCGGACGGTCGTCGTGGTGGACTGGCCCTGGGCGTGCCGGGGGCCGGCCTGGTTGGACAGCCTGCTGATCCTGGTCAACGTGCAGCTCCACGGCGGGCACGACGTCGAGGCGCTGCTACGCGCCCGACCGCGTACCGCCGACGTCGACCCGGCCGCGGTGACCGGGGTGCTGGCCGGGTTCGCCGGCTTCTTCCTCGACGGGGCCCGCCGGCCACCGCCGCCCGGCATCCCCACCGTCCGGGCCTTCCAGCGCGCCCAGGGCGACGCGGTGCTGCGCTGGCTCACCCGCCGGCTCGGCTGA
- a CDS encoding alpha/beta fold hydrolase: protein MGYADVNGVRLWYEVHGSGRPLVLLHGGYGSVETFARIRPALLARRRVIAVDLPGHGRTADGDRPWRYESMADDIAALLGHLDLPAVDLLGYSLGGGVALRAAIQHPARVRRLVLVSTPYRRRGWYPRVLAAMSAQDERAAERMRGTPPHQLYARVAPRPQDWPALWARSGELLRREYDWSAEVAALPMPVLLVYADADSIPARHMVQFFGLLGGGHRDPGGDGGGRPVSRLAVLPGLTHDDIVGSPMLPAVVLPFLTHQLRAPD from the coding sequence ATGGGTTACGCCGACGTCAACGGGGTGCGCCTCTGGTACGAGGTGCACGGGAGCGGCCGGCCGCTGGTGCTGCTGCACGGCGGCTACGGGTCGGTGGAGACGTTCGCCCGGATCCGGCCCGCCCTGCTGGCGCGTCGCCGGGTGATCGCCGTGGACCTGCCCGGGCACGGCCGGACCGCCGACGGGGACCGGCCGTGGCGCTACGAGTCGATGGCCGACGACATCGCCGCGCTGCTGGGCCACCTGGACCTGCCGGCGGTCGACCTGCTCGGCTACTCGCTCGGCGGCGGGGTGGCCCTGCGTGCCGCGATCCAGCACCCGGCCCGGGTCCGCCGGCTGGTGCTGGTCTCCACCCCGTACCGGCGGCGGGGCTGGTACCCGCGGGTGCTGGCCGCGATGTCGGCGCAGGACGAGCGGGCCGCCGAGCGGATGCGCGGCACCCCGCCGCACCAGCTGTACGCGCGGGTGGCGCCGCGCCCGCAGGACTGGCCGGCGCTCTGGGCGCGGAGCGGGGAGCTGCTGCGCCGCGAGTACGACTGGTCGGCCGAGGTGGCCGCCCTGCCGATGCCGGTGCTGCTGGTCTACGCCGACGCCGACTCGATCCCGGCCCGGCACATGGTCCAGTTCTTCGGCCTGCTCGGCGGCGGCCACCGGGACCCCGGCGGGGACGGCGGTGGCCGCCCGGTGTCCCGGCTGGCCGTGCTGCCCGGCCTGACCCACGACGACATCGTGGGTTCACCGATGCTGCCCGCCGTCGTGCTGCCCTTCCTCACCCATCAACTCCGCGCCCCGGACTGA
- a CDS encoding GNAT family N-acetyltransferase → MSFPDLTTDRLVLRHWSPEEAAAVVADERRPHWAADFPAPGERMIAGLLTRDPDRPHGHFQVIERETGLTVGGIGLKLPAVDGALEFGYGIVPSRRCRGYTTEAVRALVAFARTLPGVTEVFATVDPANVPSVRVLQKAGLRHTGSVPADEVTLHRYVAG, encoded by the coding sequence TTGTCCTTTCCTGACCTGACCACCGACCGTCTCGTGCTGCGCCACTGGTCTCCCGAGGAGGCCGCGGCGGTCGTCGCCGACGAGCGCCGTCCGCACTGGGCGGCGGACTTTCCCGCTCCGGGCGAACGGATGATCGCCGGCCTGCTCACCCGCGACCCGGACCGCCCGCACGGGCACTTCCAGGTGATCGAACGGGAGACCGGCCTGACCGTGGGCGGGATCGGGCTGAAGTTGCCCGCCGTCGACGGGGCGCTGGAGTTCGGCTACGGCATCGTGCCGTCCCGGCGCTGCCGTGGCTACACCACCGAGGCCGTCCGGGCGCTGGTCGCCTTCGCCCGCACCCTGCCCGGGGTGACGGAGGTCTTCGCCACCGTGGACCCGGCGAACGTGCCGTCGGTGCGGGTGCTGCAGAAGGCCGGCCTGCGCCACACCGGCAGCGTGCCCGCCGACGAGGTGACGCTGCACCGGTACGTGGCCGGATAG
- a CDS encoding NCS2 family permease: MSVTTQDPAAPVEPAEPAERGRLDRYFEITRRGSTVKREVLAGLTTFATMAYIVVLNPLIIGTAPDKDGNLLGIAPVAGVTALVAAVMTIMMGVVGRVPFAVATGLGLNAFVAYAVASQMTWAEAMGLVVIEGLIITVLVLTGFRKAVFRAIPAELKAAIAAGIGLFIALIGFVDGGFVRGSTGVPLQLGSGANGTLRGWPTVVFVIGLLVTGILVAKKVKAGVLIGIVATTVVAVIVNAYAKPGGAFTADGKPNPDGWRLNVPTLPDPLVKGPDLHLIGNVSFGAFAHVGVMTALLLVFTLVLADFFDVMGTTVGLAKQANLATEDGTDMPRLGQVLLVDGVAAVAGGAGSASSATTYVESSSGIADGGRTGLTSVVTGLLFLGALLLTPLVSLVPSEAAGPALVIVGALMIRQVKDIDFTDVGVAVPAFLTMTLMPFTYSITNGIGAGFVSWVAIRVAQGKARQIHPLLWAVAVAFVLYFAINLVKAVTGVS, from the coding sequence ATGAGCGTGACTACGCAGGATCCTGCTGCCCCGGTCGAGCCGGCGGAACCCGCCGAGCGGGGCCGCCTCGACCGCTACTTCGAGATCACCCGCCGGGGCTCGACGGTCAAGCGCGAGGTGCTCGCCGGGCTCACCACCTTCGCGACGATGGCGTACATCGTCGTGCTCAACCCGCTGATCATCGGCACCGCCCCGGACAAGGACGGCAACCTGCTCGGCATCGCGCCGGTCGCCGGGGTCACCGCCCTCGTCGCCGCGGTCATGACGATCATGATGGGTGTCGTCGGCCGGGTGCCGTTCGCCGTGGCGACCGGCCTGGGCCTGAACGCCTTCGTCGCGTACGCCGTCGCCTCCCAGATGACCTGGGCCGAGGCGATGGGCCTGGTGGTCATCGAGGGTCTGATCATCACCGTGCTGGTACTGACCGGCTTCCGCAAGGCCGTCTTCCGGGCGATCCCGGCCGAGTTGAAGGCCGCCATCGCCGCCGGTATCGGCCTGTTCATCGCGCTGATCGGCTTCGTCGACGGCGGCTTCGTGCGGGGCAGCACCGGCGTGCCGCTGCAGCTCGGCTCCGGCGCCAACGGCACGCTGCGCGGCTGGCCCACCGTCGTCTTCGTGATCGGCCTGCTGGTCACCGGCATCCTGGTCGCCAAGAAGGTCAAGGCCGGCGTGCTGATCGGCATCGTGGCCACCACCGTCGTCGCGGTGATCGTGAACGCGTACGCCAAGCCCGGCGGGGCGTTCACCGCGGACGGCAAGCCCAACCCGGACGGCTGGCGGCTCAACGTGCCGACCCTGCCGGACCCGCTGGTCAAGGGCCCCGACCTGCACCTGATCGGCAACGTGTCGTTCGGCGCGTTCGCGCACGTCGGCGTGATGACCGCGCTGCTGCTGGTCTTCACCCTGGTGCTCGCCGACTTCTTCGACGTCATGGGCACCACGGTCGGGCTGGCCAAGCAGGCGAACCTGGCCACCGAGGACGGCACCGACATGCCCCGCCTCGGCCAGGTGCTCCTCGTCGACGGGGTCGCCGCGGTCGCCGGTGGCGCCGGCAGCGCCTCCTCGGCCACCACGTACGTGGAGTCCTCCTCGGGCATCGCGGACGGCGGGCGTACCGGCCTGACCAGCGTGGTCACCGGCCTGCTCTTCCTCGGCGCGCTGCTGCTCACCCCGCTGGTGTCGCTGGTGCCGAGCGAGGCCGCCGGCCCGGCCCTGGTGATCGTCGGCGCGCTGATGATCCGCCAGGTGAAGGACATCGACTTCACCGACGTGGGCGTCGCCGTCCCGGCGTTCCTGACCATGACCCTGATGCCGTTCACCTACTCGATCACCAACGGCATCGGCGCCGGCTTCGTCAGCTGGGTGGCGATCCGGGTCGCGCAGGGCAAGGCACGCCAGATCCACCCGCTGCTCTGGGCGGTCGCCGTGGCGTTCGTGCTCTACTTCGCCATCAACCTGGTCAAGGCGGTCACCGGCGTCAGCTGA
- a CDS encoding MFS transporter has product MTRLSAHPGYARFWTADTVSTFGTYLTTMALPILAIVALDAGDTEVGLLNGARWTPYLLFGLLAGVVADRYRRRPILIATDLARAVLLAVLATLALLGALRLPVLLGLVVLFGGLSLLHDAAHQSYLPRLVPPDDLTRANARLEQSSSLAQTTGPFLGGAAVTAFGAPVAIVVDAVSYLFSGLLLATVRRPEPAPHPARRHLGHELREGLSWVYRHPVLAPYALTLHARFLFASVASTAFTLLVLRGLDPGLSTERAAFGLGLVLALGGVGAVVGNTLSHHVGRWGAGRAILVERVVEPLGWALAALAVRGPAGWLMVGAAQVVIWCALGISGPNEMGYRQAVTPDRLLGRMNATIRSLNWGMLTVGAPLGGLLAEWVGYRPTIGLAAAGMAVAAVVAVCSPVRTARQPANGPAPAAPVGG; this is encoded by the coding sequence ACGCCCGGTTCTGGACGGCCGACACGGTCTCCACCTTCGGGACGTACCTGACGACGATGGCGTTGCCGATCCTGGCCATCGTCGCGCTGGACGCCGGCGACACCGAGGTGGGCCTGCTCAACGGCGCGCGCTGGACGCCGTACCTCCTCTTCGGACTGCTGGCCGGGGTGGTGGCCGACCGCTACCGGCGGCGGCCGATCCTGATCGCCACCGACCTGGCCCGCGCGGTGCTGCTGGCGGTGCTCGCGACGTTGGCCCTGCTCGGGGCGCTGCGGTTGCCGGTGCTGCTGGGGCTGGTGGTGCTCTTCGGTGGCCTGTCGCTGCTGCACGACGCCGCCCACCAGTCCTACCTGCCGCGACTCGTCCCGCCCGACGACCTGACCCGGGCCAACGCCCGGCTGGAGCAGAGCTCCTCGCTGGCCCAGACCACCGGGCCGTTCCTCGGTGGCGCGGCGGTGACGGCGTTCGGCGCGCCGGTGGCGATCGTGGTCGACGCCGTGTCGTACCTCTTCTCCGGCCTGCTGCTGGCGACGGTCCGCCGGCCGGAGCCGGCCCCCCACCCGGCCCGCCGACACCTCGGGCACGAGCTGCGCGAGGGCCTGTCCTGGGTCTACCGGCACCCGGTGCTGGCCCCGTACGCGCTCACCCTGCACGCCCGGTTCCTCTTCGCCAGCGTCGCCTCCACCGCGTTCACCCTGCTCGTGCTGCGCGGCCTGGACCCGGGGCTGAGCACGGAGCGGGCGGCGTTCGGGCTGGGCCTGGTGCTGGCCCTGGGCGGCGTCGGGGCGGTGGTGGGCAACACGCTGTCGCACCACGTCGGCCGGTGGGGCGCCGGCCGGGCCATCCTGGTGGAACGGGTGGTCGAGCCGCTGGGTTGGGCGCTGGCGGCGCTGGCGGTACGCGGACCGGCCGGCTGGCTGATGGTGGGGGCCGCGCAGGTGGTGATCTGGTGCGCGCTGGGGATCAGCGGGCCGAACGAGATGGGGTATCGACAGGCGGTCACGCCGGACCGGCTCCTCGGGCGGATGAACGCCACCATCCGCTCGCTGAACTGGGGGATGCTCACCGTCGGCGCCCCGCTCGGTGGCCTGCTCGCCGAGTGGGTCGGCTACCGGCCGACGATCGGGCTGGCGGCGGCCGGGATGGCGGTCGCGGCCGTGGTCGCCGTGTGCTCCCCGGTGCGTACCGCCCGGCAGCCGGCGAACGGACCGGCCCCGGCCGCCCCGGTGGGCGGCTGA